A genome region from Aliivibrio salmonicida LFI1238 includes the following:
- a CDS encoding rhodanese-like domain-containing protein, with protein METSIIDFVTNNMILAVVWIGIVVALLQNVVKQKTAGYQEVDSAQTTTLMNRENAIVVDVRSKDEFKSGHITDARHILPSDIKAGNLAGLENSKTTPIIVVCKTGQTAQAAANDLHKAGFEQVKLLKNGLISWNEANLPLVKGKK; from the coding sequence ATGGAAACGTCAATCATCGATTTTGTAACCAACAACATGATTTTAGCTGTTGTATGGATTGGTATTGTTGTTGCGTTACTTCAGAACGTAGTTAAACAAAAAACAGCGGGCTACCAAGAAGTTGATTCAGCACAAACAACAACGTTAATGAACCGTGAAAACGCGATCGTTGTTGATGTTCGTTCTAAAGACGAATTCAAATCAGGCCACATTACGGATGCACGTCACATTTTACCAAGCGACATCAAAGCGGGTAACTTAGCCGGTCTTGAAAACTCAAAAACTACCCCAATTATTGTTGTATGTAAGACGGGTCAAACAGCTCAAGCTGCTGCAAATGATTTGCATAAAGCAGGTTTTGAGCAAGTTAAACTGCTTAAAAACGGTTTGATCTCTTGGAATGAAGCTAACTTACCGTTAGTTAAAGGCAAAAAGTAA
- the nagB gene encoding glucosamine-6-phosphate deaminase has protein sequence MRLIPLNQAEQVGAWSAQHIVNRINEFNPTADRPFVLGLPTGGTPLNTYKKLIELYKADKVSFKNVVTFNMDEYIGLDTNHPESYRTFMFENFFNHVDIQEENINLLNGNTDNHEEECQRYEDKIKSYGRINLFMGGVGNDGHIAFNEPASSLASRTRIKTLTEDTRIANSRFFDGDIAQVPKYALTIGVGTLLDSAEIMILITGHNKALALQAAVEGSVNHMWTVSALQIHPKSVIVCDEASQQELKVKTVKYFKELEAENIKHV, from the coding sequence ATGAGACTTATTCCATTAAACCAAGCAGAACAAGTAGGTGCATGGTCAGCACAACACATTGTTAACCGCATCAATGAGTTTAACCCAACAGCAGATCGTCCATTTGTTCTTGGTCTTCCTACTGGTGGAACTCCTCTTAATACTTACAAAAAGCTAATTGAACTGTACAAAGCAGACAAAGTAAGCTTTAAGAACGTAGTAACATTCAACATGGATGAGTACATCGGTCTTGATACAAACCACCCAGAATCTTACCGTACTTTCATGTTTGAAAACTTTTTCAACCATGTTGATATCCAAGAAGAAAACATTAACCTTCTAAACGGTAACACTGACAACCACGAAGAAGAATGCCAGCGTTACGAAGACAAAATTAAGTCTTACGGTCGCATTAACTTGTTCATGGGTGGTGTTGGTAACGACGGTCATATCGCATTTAACGAACCAGCTTCATCTCTAGCATCTCGTACTCGTATCAAAACACTAACTGAAGATACTCGTATTGCTAACTCTCGCTTCTTCGACGGCGATATTGCTCAAGTACCTAAGTACGCATTAACTATCGGTGTTGGTACTCTGCTTGATTCTGCTGAAATCATGATCCTAATTACTGGCCACAACAAAGCACTTGCTCTACAAGCTGCTGTTGAAGGTTCTGTAAACCACATGTGGACAGTATCAGCACTTCAAATTCACCCTAAATCAGTGATCGTTTGTGATGAAGCATCACAACAAGAACTGAAAGTGAAAACAGTTAAATACTTTAAAGAACTAGAAGCTGAAAATATTAAACACGTTTAA
- a CDS encoding FxsA family protein → MFPILLVMFIFVPIIEIALFVQVGGMIGMWPTIALVLITAFVGASLVRSQGIQTLMSVQSKMQQGELPAQQIVEGVMLAVSGVLLLTPGFMTDALGMLILLPAPRAMLAKQIMSRVKVNGLGSSQGGFHAGFGQHDPFGQANQQDQQGDVFEGEFQRKEDDPNKTLK, encoded by the coding sequence GTGTTTCCTATTTTATTAGTGATGTTTATTTTTGTTCCTATCATTGAAATTGCCTTATTTGTGCAAGTAGGAGGCATGATCGGAATGTGGCCGACGATTGCGTTAGTGCTAATCACTGCCTTTGTTGGGGCATCTCTGGTTCGTAGCCAAGGCATTCAAACGTTAATGTCTGTTCAATCAAAAATGCAGCAAGGTGAATTGCCAGCACAGCAAATTGTTGAAGGCGTTATGCTTGCCGTATCTGGTGTTTTATTACTGACTCCCGGCTTTATGACGGATGCGTTAGGAATGTTGATTTTATTACCAGCCCCACGTGCAATGCTTGCAAAACAAATCATGAGTCGTGTAAAAGTGAATGGTCTTGGTAGTTCGCAAGGTGGCTTTCATGCTGGTTTTGGTCAACATGACCCATTTGGTCAAGCGAATCAGCAGGATCAACAGGGCGATGTGTTTGAAGGTGAGTTTCAACGTAAAGAAGACGATCCGAATAAAACATTGAAATAA
- the gpsA gene encoding NAD(P)H-dependent glycerol-3-phosphate dehydrogenase, which produces MVTMTTQNDYSDIYMTVLGAGSYGTSLAISLARNGAKVILWGHEKAHMDRLDADRANEEFLPGVVFPPSLFMETDLEKAVQASRDLLVVVPSHVFGLVLGNVKPFLREDSRVCWATKGLEPETGRLLKEVAVEALGESHSLAVLSGPTFAKELASGMPTAIAVASPDKQFVKDLQEKIHCSKTFRVYANNDFTGMQLGGAVKNVIAIGAGMSDGIGFGANARTALITRGLAEMTRLGVALGAEAETFMGMAGLGDLVLTCTDNQSRNRRFGLALGQGGDVESAQVEIGQVVEGYRNTKEVFLLAERMGVEMPIVEQIYQVLYQGKDARVAAQDLLARDKKSES; this is translated from the coding sequence ATGGTCACAATGACAACACAAAACGATTACTCTGATATTTATATGACCGTACTTGGTGCCGGTTCTTATGGTACATCGCTGGCAATTTCGTTAGCTCGTAATGGCGCAAAAGTCATTTTATGGGGACACGAGAAAGCGCATATGGATCGTTTAGACGCTGATCGTGCGAATGAAGAATTTCTGCCTGGTGTTGTTTTTCCACCGTCATTATTCATGGAAACTGATTTAGAAAAAGCCGTTCAAGCAAGTCGTGATTTATTGGTGGTTGTGCCAAGTCATGTGTTTGGATTAGTGCTAGGTAATGTGAAACCGTTTCTACGTGAAGATTCTCGCGTATGTTGGGCGACAAAAGGGCTTGAGCCTGAAACAGGTCGTTTATTAAAAGAAGTGGCAGTAGAAGCATTGGGTGAATCACACTCTCTGGCTGTCTTATCTGGACCTACTTTTGCTAAAGAACTTGCTTCTGGTATGCCAACCGCGATTGCTGTGGCGTCTCCTGATAAGCAATTTGTGAAAGATCTTCAAGAGAAAATTCACTGTTCAAAAACGTTCCGTGTGTATGCGAATAATGACTTCACTGGAATGCAACTTGGCGGTGCTGTGAAAAATGTGATCGCGATTGGGGCGGGTATGTCTGATGGCATTGGTTTTGGTGCAAATGCACGTACGGCATTAATTACTCGTGGTTTGGCAGAAATGACCCGTTTAGGTGTGGCATTAGGCGCTGAAGCGGAAACCTTTATGGGGATGGCCGGTTTGGGCGATTTAGTGCTTACTTGTACTGATAACCAATCACGCAACCGTCGTTTTGGTCTTGCTTTAGGTCAAGGTGGGGACGTAGAAAGTGCTCAGGTTGAAATCGGACAAGTTGTAGAAGGGTATAGAAACACGAAAGAAGTGTTTTTACTTGCAGAACGAATGGGTGTTGAAATGCCTATAGTTGAGCAAATTTATCAAGTATTGTATCAAGGGAAAGATGCAAGAGTTGCTGCGCAGGATTTATTAGCACGCGACAAAAAATCAGAATCGTAA
- a CDS encoding murein hydrolase activator EnvC family protein encodes MNIYSLTKPFSCRQFCTTALLCLMISIPATAHANDAELKGMKQEISRQSTVLNKQKKELSSLQRSLKKHEVSIASASTKIRNAESELSSLKQSITTLKQQQSELTQQQIGQTEVLKDLLVNYYLISRNNQLSNVLSGDDVTKIDRMTQYAQRLSEARVGAISQLEFTTVQLEEKEAALIKQQQRQSELVAQYKKEKSTLQGSQNKRQQTVSSIKKRISNENGYLNELQQNEKRLKVAIAKAKAQNNVPMDGLARQKGRLPWPVSGAKTLHSFGTKQTGQLTWKGMVLASDYGQPVKAVYSGKVVFADWLRGYGLMVLIDHGKGDMTLYGYNQSLMKKEGDKVKAGETIAVVGDSGGQDRPSLYFEIRRNSKAQNPRSWLRR; translated from the coding sequence ATGAACATATACTCTTTAACTAAGCCTTTTTCTTGTCGTCAATTCTGTACGACAGCTTTACTGTGCCTGATGATTTCAATCCCTGCGACAGCTCATGCAAATGACGCAGAGTTAAAAGGAATGAAACAAGAAATATCTCGTCAAAGCACAGTATTAAACAAACAGAAAAAAGAGTTATCTAGCCTTCAAAGAAGTCTTAAAAAACACGAAGTCTCTATTGCGAGTGCCTCGACTAAAATCCGTAACGCAGAAAGTGAATTATCAAGCCTAAAACAATCGATAACGACACTTAAGCAACAACAATCTGAATTGACTCAACAACAGATTGGACAGACAGAAGTACTCAAAGACCTGCTCGTTAACTATTATCTCATCAGTCGAAATAATCAACTGTCTAACGTTCTCAGTGGTGATGACGTGACAAAAATTGACCGCATGACTCAATATGCACAACGATTATCAGAAGCTCGTGTCGGCGCTATTTCTCAACTTGAATTTACAACCGTACAACTTGAGGAAAAAGAAGCTGCCCTCATTAAGCAGCAGCAGCGTCAAAGTGAGTTAGTCGCTCAATATAAAAAAGAGAAATCGACCCTACAAGGTTCTCAGAATAAACGTCAACAAACCGTTTCAAGTATCAAAAAACGTATTTCAAATGAAAACGGATACTTAAATGAGCTTCAACAAAATGAAAAACGTTTAAAAGTTGCCATCGCAAAAGCAAAAGCCCAAAACAATGTACCGATGGATGGATTAGCCCGTCAAAAAGGTCGTCTACCTTGGCCTGTGAGTGGTGCAAAAACATTGCACAGCTTTGGTACTAAACAAACAGGACAATTAACCTGGAAAGGAATGGTTCTTGCGAGTGATTACGGCCAACCCGTAAAAGCGGTCTACTCTGGTAAAGTGGTCTTTGCTGATTGGTTACGTGGCTATGGTTTGATGGTATTGATTGATCACGGTAAAGGTGACATGACGCTATATGGTTACAACCAAAGTTTAATGAAGAAAGAAGGCGATAAAGTGAAAGCGGGAGAAACCATTGCGGTGGTTGGTGATAGTGGTGGTCAAGACAGACCTTCATTGTACTTTGAAATCCGTCGTAACAGTAAAGCACAAAACCCCCGTTCTTGGTTAAGACGCTAA
- the secB gene encoding protein-export chaperone SecB, producing MAEAAQQEQQNFAIQRIFLKDVSFEAPNSPNMFQKEWNPDVKLDLDTQSRELGEGVYEVILRLTVTVKNEEETAFLCEVQQGGIFTAGQMEEAQLAHCLGAFCPNILFPYARETISSLVVKGTFPQLNLAPANFDALFMNYLQNQASETAEAPAEAPAEA from the coding sequence ATGGCTGAAGCAGCACAACAAGAACAACAAAACTTTGCAATTCAACGTATCTTCTTAAAAGATGTTTCTTTTGAAGCGCCTAACTCTCCAAACATGTTCCAAAAAGAGTGGAATCCAGACGTTAAACTGGATCTTGATACTCAAAGTCGTGAACTTGGTGAAGGTGTTTACGAAGTAATCTTACGTTTAACTGTAACGGTTAAAAACGAAGAAGAAACTGCATTCTTATGTGAAGTTCAACAAGGTGGTATCTTTACTGCTGGTCAAATGGAAGAAGCTCAGCTAGCACATTGTCTAGGTGCATTCTGCCCGAACATTCTTTTCCCATACGCTCGTGAAACGATCTCTAGCCTAGTGGTTAAAGGTACGTTCCCACAACTTAACCTTGCGCCTGCTAACTTTGACGCATTGTTCATGAATTACCTACAAAACCAAGCTTCAGAAACCGCAGAAGCACCCGCTGAAGCACCCGCTGAAGCGTAA
- the aspA gene encoding aspartate ammonia-lyase produces the protein MTQMLDLEKTNTATRIEEDLLGERHVPADAYYGIHTLRAMENFNISNVTISDVPELVRGMIYTKKAAALANKELGAIPSQVGEYIIKACDLILETGKCMDQFPSDVYQGGAGTSVNMNANEVIANVALELMGKEKGEYDIINPNDHVNRSQSTNCAYPTGFRVAVYNSMMKLIEAIEYLKGAFDLKDQEFRNVLKMGRTQLQDAVPMTVGQEFHAWGVLLKEEVKNLNYTAQLLLEVNIGATAIGTGLNAATGYQEAAVRHLAEITGLECVAAEDLIEATSDCGAYVMIHGSLKRTAVKLSKICNDLRLLSSGPRAGFNELNLPELQAGSSIMPAKVNPVIPEVVNQVCFKVIGNDTTVTFAAEAGQLQLNVMEPVIGQALFESIEILKNACVNLRDKCIDGITVNKEICEAHVFNSIGIVTYLNPFIGHHEGDIVGKICAETGKNVRDVVLERGLLTEEQLDDIFSVENLMHPQYKAKRYE, from the coding sequence ATGACTCAGATGCTTGATTTAGAAAAAACAAATACCGCAACTCGTATTGAAGAAGATTTACTAGGTGAACGCCACGTTCCCGCTGATGCTTACTACGGCATCCATACTCTTCGTGCGATGGAAAACTTCAACATTTCAAACGTCACGATCTCTGATGTTCCAGAATTAGTTCGTGGCATGATCTATACGAAAAAAGCAGCTGCTTTAGCAAACAAAGAATTAGGTGCTATTCCTTCACAAGTTGGTGAATACATCATCAAAGCATGTGACTTAATTCTTGAAACTGGCAAATGCATGGATCAGTTCCCATCAGATGTATATCAAGGTGGCGCTGGTACCTCTGTAAACATGAACGCAAATGAAGTTATCGCAAACGTTGCTCTTGAACTTATGGGCAAAGAGAAAGGCGAATACGACATCATTAACCCTAACGATCACGTTAACCGCTCTCAATCAACTAACTGTGCATACCCAACGGGTTTCCGCGTTGCTGTATACAACAGCATGATGAAATTGATTGAAGCGATCGAATACCTAAAAGGTGCATTCGATCTTAAAGATCAAGAATTCCGTAACGTTCTAAAAATGGGTCGTACTCAACTTCAAGATGCAGTTCCAATGACAGTAGGTCAAGAATTCCACGCTTGGGGCGTATTGCTTAAAGAAGAAGTGAAAAACCTTAATTACACAGCGCAACTTCTTTTAGAAGTAAACATCGGTGCAACGGCAATCGGTACTGGCTTAAACGCGGCGACGGGTTACCAAGAAGCGGCAGTTCGTCATCTAGCTGAAATAACGGGTCTAGAATGTGTTGCTGCTGAAGATTTAATCGAAGCGACTTCTGACTGTGGTGCTTACGTAATGATCCACGGTTCACTAAAACGTACTGCGGTTAAATTATCTAAAATCTGTAACGATTTACGTCTTCTTTCTTCTGGCCCTCGTGCTGGTTTCAATGAATTGAACTTACCTGAGCTTCAAGCGGGTTCTTCAATCATGCCTGCAAAAGTAAACCCAGTAATTCCAGAAGTTGTAAACCAAGTATGTTTCAAAGTAATTGGTAACGATACAACAGTGACTTTCGCTGCTGAAGCGGGCCAACTGCAATTAAACGTAATGGAACCTGTTATTGGTCAAGCCCTATTCGAATCTATCGAAATCTTGAAAAATGCATGTGTAAACTTACGTGACAAGTGTATCGATGGTATCACTGTAAACAAAGAAATATGTGAAGCTCATGTATTTAACTCTATCGGTATCGTTACTTACCTAAACCCATTCATTGGCCACCACGAAGGTGACATTGTTGGTAAGATTTGTGCTGAAACAGGTAAAAACGTTCGCGATGTAGTTCTTGAACGTGGTCTTCTAACAGAAGAGCAACTAGATGATATCTTCTCAGTAGAAAACCTGATGCACCCACAATACAAAGCAAAACGTTACGAATAA
- the cysE gene encoding serine O-acetyltransferase: MNECKKHKVWEKIVQEAREQSEQEPILASFYHATIIKHENLAASLSYILANKLATASMPAMAVREVVEEAFASDPSITDAAACDICATVTRDPAVSMYSMPLLYLKGYHALQGYRVSNWLWKQGRIALATYLQNEISVACQVDVHPAATIGKGIMFDHATGIVIGETAVVENDVSILQDVTLGGTGKECGDRHPKIRQGVMIGAGAKILGNIEVGVGAKIGSCSVVLQAVPPHTTVAGVPAKIVGRPSSEMPSLDMDQQFNGKSQTFMSGDGI, translated from the coding sequence ATGAATGAATGTAAGAAACACAAAGTATGGGAAAAAATTGTTCAGGAAGCGCGCGAGCAATCTGAGCAAGAACCCATACTTGCAAGCTTTTATCATGCCACCATCATTAAACATGAAAATTTAGCGGCGTCGTTAAGTTACATTCTTGCGAATAAATTAGCCACGGCTTCAATGCCTGCGATGGCGGTTCGTGAAGTGGTGGAAGAGGCGTTCGCCTCCGACCCAAGTATTACGGATGCGGCCGCGTGCGATATTTGTGCGACGGTAACTCGAGATCCTGCGGTTTCAATGTACTCAATGCCTTTATTGTACTTAAAAGGGTATCACGCGCTGCAAGGTTATCGTGTTTCAAACTGGCTATGGAAACAAGGACGAATAGCGTTAGCAACCTACTTACAGAATGAAATTTCTGTTGCATGCCAAGTGGATGTTCACCCTGCGGCTACCATTGGTAAAGGGATCATGTTTGACCATGCTACGGGCATTGTTATCGGCGAAACGGCTGTGGTTGAGAACGATGTTTCTATCCTTCAAGACGTAACGCTAGGTGGTACTGGCAAAGAGTGTGGTGATCGTCATCCTAAGATCCGTCAAGGGGTTATGATTGGTGCAGGCGCTAAGATTTTAGGTAATATTGAAGTTGGTGTCGGTGCGAAGATTGGTTCGTGTTCTGTTGTGCTTCAAGCGGTTCCACCTCATACGACAGTGGCAGGGGTTCCGGCCAAAATTGTGGGTCGCCCTAGTTCAGAGATGCCGTCTCTAGATATGGATCAACAATTTAATGGTAAGTCTCAG
- the tnpA gene encoding IS66 family insertion sequence element accessory protein TnpA, whose amino-acid sequence MQKDKKRTPEQWHALFESQQSSKLSAAEFCRNHNILPKTFSARKARWKQKINASTFLKVEALTSTIIATPQLPDIQLSIGKLRLTLPANTEPHWIGLLLKGYQS is encoded by the coding sequence ATGCAAAAAGATAAAAAGAGAACACCAGAGCAATGGCACGCTCTATTTGAATCTCAGCAATCTAGCAAGCTTAGTGCCGCTGAATTTTGTCGTAACCATAATATTCTGCCAAAGACATTTAGTGCACGTAAAGCACGATGGAAACAAAAGATTAACGCTTCTACTTTCTTGAAAGTAGAAGCGTTAACATCAACTATCATCGCCACTCCACAATTACCAGATATTCAACTTTCTATCGGAAAATTGCGATTAACATTGCCAGCTAATACTGAACCTCACTGGATAGGACTCTTATTAAAAGGGTATCAATCATGA
- the tnpB gene encoding IS66 family insertion sequence element accessory protein TnpB (TnpB, as the term is used for proteins encoded by IS66 family insertion elements, is considered an accessory protein, since TnpC, encoded by a neighboring gene, is a DDE family transposase.), with protein sequence MNVFTDVSTIYLHRDFVDFRKAINGLVVIVEQEMQLSPFSDALFIFCNKPRDKLKILYWDKTGFALWYKRLDEDRFKWPRNINNDTLALSEQQLTLLLQGFDILGHQPVHYQTTL encoded by the coding sequence ATGAATGTATTTACTGATGTTTCCACCATTTATCTTCATCGTGATTTTGTCGATTTTCGCAAGGCCATTAATGGCCTTGTCGTGATTGTTGAGCAAGAAATGCAACTATCACCGTTTAGTGATGCTCTATTTATATTTTGCAATAAGCCTCGTGATAAACTCAAAATATTGTATTGGGATAAAACAGGATTCGCTTTATGGTACAAGCGATTAGATGAAGACCGCTTCAAATGGCCACGAAATATAAATAACGATACGTTAGCATTATCAGAGCAGCAACTGACACTGCTATTACAAGGTTTTGATATCTTAGGACATCAACCAGTACATTATCAAACAACCCTTTAA
- a CDS encoding protein-disulfide reductase DsbD has product MTNLLRFRAALLSFFILFASFAPQAVAAFDLTKLQNQQDSSFVTVNEAFPFNFMQQGDRVYLDWQVKPDYYLYQQRISVSAHDANIADLVMEQGTPHNDEFFGDVNIYTKPLTITVPLISVDKDAELTVRYQGCAKAGFCYPPEIRKIPLSMLTASSSSSYQNETANTHVVAKSETAPVSVEKATSPSVNSLNTAGIQQPKNQTQQQALASDLGDAWWTPFLFLALGIGLAFTPCVLPMYPILTGIVLGGGKLSHGKAFKLSFVYVQGMALTYTLLGLVVASAGLQFQAALQHPYVLIGLSVMFVLLALSMFGVYTIQLPSSLQTKLNDISNQQKGGNLGGVFAMGAISGLVCSPCTTAPLSGALLYVAKSGDLLTGAVALYALAIGMGIPLILAAVFGNKLLPKAGVWMTYVKTLFGFILLAVPVFLLERILPHNITPFIWSALGIVAFGWLYHVKATMPQSWKTSVAGIIAILGIVGSAIPVIDAISGKTSSQVATTQAVAFKRISTIDELNKELKVAKIQGKPVMLDFYADWCVACKEFEKYTFHDENVEPLLSNFILLQADVTKNSPVDIELLKQLKVLGLPTIDFWNANGDYLSDSRLTGFMKAEPFIQHLQQNVSLVE; this is encoded by the coding sequence ATGACGAATTTACTCCGATTTAGAGCCGCCCTTTTATCATTCTTCATTTTATTTGCGTCCTTTGCACCCCAAGCGGTTGCGGCTTTTGATTTAACTAAACTACAAAATCAACAAGACTCTTCTTTTGTGACCGTAAATGAAGCCTTCCCATTCAACTTCATGCAACAAGGGGATCGCGTCTATTTAGATTGGCAAGTAAAACCTGATTATTACTTATATCAGCAGCGTATTTCAGTCTCAGCGCATGATGCTAACATTGCCGACTTAGTCATGGAACAAGGCACGCCTCATAACGATGAATTTTTTGGTGATGTTAATATCTACACCAAGCCATTGACCATCACTGTGCCACTCATCTCAGTCGATAAAGATGCAGAGCTAACCGTTCGTTATCAAGGGTGTGCAAAAGCAGGATTCTGTTATCCACCAGAAATCCGTAAAATCCCATTATCCATGCTCACAGCCTCAAGCTCAAGCTCATACCAAAACGAAACGGCAAATACTCATGTGGTAGCCAAAAGCGAAACCGCACCAGTGAGCGTAGAAAAAGCGACATCACCATCGGTAAATAGTCTAAATACCGCTGGTATTCAACAACCAAAAAATCAAACTCAACAGCAAGCGCTTGCAAGCGATCTGGGTGATGCTTGGTGGACTCCGTTTTTATTCTTAGCGTTAGGTATTGGTCTTGCGTTTACTCCTTGTGTGTTACCTATGTACCCTATTTTAACGGGCATTGTTTTAGGTGGCGGTAAACTTTCTCACGGTAAAGCCTTCAAACTGTCTTTTGTCTATGTTCAAGGCATGGCTCTTACTTACACCTTACTTGGGTTAGTCGTTGCTTCTGCCGGTCTACAATTCCAAGCAGCATTACAACATCCCTACGTTCTTATTGGTTTGAGTGTGATGTTTGTGCTGTTGGCACTGTCCATGTTTGGTGTTTACACCATTCAATTACCAAGCAGCTTACAAACCAAATTAAACGACATCAGTAACCAACAAAAAGGCGGTAACTTAGGTGGCGTATTTGCGATGGGTGCGATCTCTGGTTTAGTGTGCTCACCATGTACGACTGCACCACTGTCTGGTGCGTTACTTTATGTAGCAAAAAGTGGGGACTTACTAACAGGCGCTGTTGCGTTGTATGCCTTAGCGATTGGTATGGGTATCCCATTAATTTTAGCCGCAGTATTTGGTAATAAGCTACTACCAAAAGCAGGCGTATGGATGACGTATGTGAAAACCCTATTTGGTTTTATTCTTCTCGCGGTTCCAGTCTTCTTATTAGAGCGAATTCTTCCTCATAACATCACGCCATTTATTTGGTCTGCTCTTGGGATCGTAGCATTTGGTTGGTTATATCATGTCAAAGCAACGATGCCCCAATCATGGAAAACAAGTGTTGCTGGTATCATCGCTATTTTAGGTATCGTCGGCTCAGCTATTCCTGTCATCGATGCCATATCAGGGAAAACATCGAGCCAAGTTGCCACTACTCAAGCGGTAGCCTTTAAGCGCATCTCTACTATTGATGAATTAAACAAAGAGCTTAAGGTAGCAAAAATTCAAGGCAAGCCTGTGATGCTCGATTTCTATGCAGATTGGTGTGTCGCTTGTAAAGAATTTGAAAAATACACCTTTCATGATGAAAACGTTGAACCGTTACTATCCAACTTTATTTTGTTGCAAGCCGATGTCACCAAAAACAGCCCAGTTGATATTGAATTATTAAAACAACTTAAGGTGTTAGGTTTGCCTACCATAGATTTTTGGAATGCAAATGGCGATTATTTATCAGACTCTCGTCTTACGGGATTCATGAAAGCAGAGCCGTTTATTCAGCATTTGCAACAAAATGTGAGCTTGGTTGAATAA